The genomic window acgatttctttcatttatcttagtctgactacatagcatgactatagtgaaaatatactcaataggaaagtatatgtagaatctatacagaattgtatgcagtcatggggagggaggggggaagtggggggtaggtgggggggataaaatcacaattgtatggcagtgattgttaaacattacaaaataaaaaaaaaaaagataaatggtcaaagaatatgaataggtaatctttagaggaagaaattaaagctacctatgatcatatgaaaaaaatgctccaaatcactattgattagagagatgcaaatgaaaacaactctgaggtacagaaaaggaaaaggacaaatgttgggggaaatgtggaaaaactgagacaataATGCACTCttagtagagctgtgaattgattcaaccattctggagaacagtttggaactatgcccaaagggcatataccctttgatccagcaatataacaagtagatctatatcccaaagagaatggggaaaaaaaggaaaaggacctatatatacatatatatatatatatatatatatatatatatatatatatatatacacacacacacacacatatatatgtatatatacctatatacagctcttttggtggtggcaaggagttggaaactgaaggaaattgAATTGGGGAATAGtcgaacaagctgtgatatatgattgtgatgcaaaactattgtgctacaagaaatgatgagtaggtggatttcagaaaaacctcgaaagacttacatgaactgaagcaaagggaagtgagcagaacaaggaaaacactgtatacagtaacagcagtgttgTATGATAatcaaatgtgaatgacttagctattctcggcAATaaaacgatccaagacaattctgaaggacatatgatgaaaaCTTCTAACTTGTGGAGTCTGACTGCAgatagatcaaagcatactttttattttactttatctttcttttttgtttgtgctttttttctgtgtgtaacatggctaatatgaaatctgttttgtatgactgcatatgtaaaacctatatcaaattgctagctttctcaaggaggggggagaaaagagaaggagggagagaatttagaactcaaaattaaaaaaaaaaaacctgttaaaattgtttttacatgtgactggaaaaaaaattaattaaaaaataaataaaaatgttatttccagAAGGGGCAAGTACATTTTATTGGAcagccaaagggatccatgacacagaaaaagttaagaGTCCCTGGCCTGATGATCCCTAAAGTCCtttttggttctaaatctatTTACTATCTTATGATCCTACCTGGCACTTGATAAGCATGTTGAAGAATTCATCTCCAGGCTCCTGAGCATCCCCCTCCCCACGAAGGTGACCCAAGTTGTTATGGGTAATCCGAAGGCCTGGCAGGCTGCCCACACTGGCACGCTGGTCATCCAGCCGACGACTCTGGGAGCTGGCGATAAGGTCAAAGAACTCTTCTGTCTGAGGGGAAGCCATCAGGGATGACTGAGCTGGTGGAGGGATACAACCATAAAAAGGGAATGAAGCAGGGAAAGCACGCTCCCCTCCCTGCTGGACTCGTCCTGGAGCTTCCAGCTCTAGAGGGAGGGATcattattctcatctgtaaagccCTTAAGGTTTTCTCAAGTGTTTTTGTATTCTTGGCCTCATTTGGAGAATCACTGGAACCTTGTGAAATAGGCGGGGCACAGATAACCGTCCCAGTTTTACAGACtgggaaactgagaaccagagaggaGGAGGGGCTTATCCAAATCAGTAGAAATCAAGTTTTCCTGAGTCCTGGCCAAATGTTCTTGCCATTATGCCATCAAAAAGGCCTAATTTTAGGGAGATCTAGATAGCACAAGAATATCTGCCAAATTAGGCATTATCCTATTACTCCACTGACACCCTGAGTCTCCCAGGATTAGTGTCTCTGCCACATAGAGGGCCCAGGCAGGTGCTCGGAGTCTCACCCTGGTATCTCTCCTGAACTCAATCTTCTTGTCTCCATCATAATGACTCTACTTCCCATAGGTGTTTCAGCATTAGCCCCCTGGAAACTGAGGGGGCTGGGTTTGAAGGCCTCTCTGACATAGGCACCTTCATGATCTGCTGCAGAGTTTTCAAGTGTCAACTGAGATTTCCCCAATGGTTagtgaagaggagaggaaaagggcaGCGTTCATAAGGTGAAGGTCCTGGGTTCAATCCCAGAGAGGACCAGTTATCTTTATTCTGTTCTTCTCACCCTCACATGGATACATGGACAGCTGTTGAAATAGTGATAATTTCCCTTGTAACTGTGTGTGCAAAACCACATAGTTGCTTTTCCATCTAGGTTCAATGGGAATCTCGGCACATCTGCATGTCCCCTGGCCCCAGCTCCTTAGCCTGTCAGAAGGTGACAGAAGGGGATGgcctttctcctcccacacaTGCTCCAGGGATTCGTCTCCAATGCCCTGACTGTAGGAGTGTGCCAGCAAGGCTGGGGGTAGGGAACAAGGTAATTACATGCTTTTCCCCATTATTAAGCCTAACTTTAGGATATGGGGGATgggttggaggtgggggaaggatgaGATATTACTTTCAAAAAGCCCTTTGCAATTGATTTGCATGGGTTCTTTCTTTGCAAATCGAGCAGCTTTCCGTTTTGCACATATACAACCTGGTAATAGACACCCAATGATTACAAGGAACTGGGTGTAATTACAGTCCTCTAATCAGCAAAGGGAAAAGCAAGGCTGCATGATTCACCCATTTGCCTGCCCTTTCCCCAGCTCTTTAATCCCCCTGTCTCAGAATCTCTATTGCTGATACTGCCTCCATTTACATAGATGAAAACATCTATGTTGTGGCTGAGGCCAGGTGCCTCTGAATCCAGTCCACTAGGTCAGCTTCCCAGTTTGGTTCAGTTTAAATTAGACTCATTGACAGAAGACTCCTATGTTTGGGACAGAAATCTCTTCATCCAGAAATGGAGTGATGGATTGAGAAGCAGCTCAGTTTAGCAGAATAAACAACAGAGTAAAATTTAAGAAACATGAGTTTTAATTCTAGATCTTTCACCTTAGCAATTCAGTTCTCCAGATCTGGTCtctgtttccctatttgtaaaatggaggctTGATGACCCCTTCAAGTCACTGACAGCTTTAGCATTCCATAACTCTAGATCCTGTGGTTCCAAGACCCCGATTCCTCCCTCAACCTGATTTCCCACTTACATATTCTTTCCTCCAGGGTGGGAGTAGGGGTGTTAGCTTCAGCTGCCCCAGCCTGGCCCTCTTCCAGGGGGCAGCGTTGATCATCCATCCGGTTGCTCTGAAACTTACTCAGTAGGTCAAAGAAACATTCTTCATCAGATGGAGCCCGGGGGATTTTCTGGAAGGacaggagagacagaagaaaaagaaggaagagaagtcaaaatggtagaagaggaaggggaatagATTTATCCTGGAGAAAGTTATTCtttcccccatctcttccctATCTTTCACTTAGGCTCTAGATATAGTCAGCTTAATGGCTGGAGCAGAGGCTAACAAAATCAGGCTTAGTTTTTCCTCTGttcctataatcctatgattctcCTTCTGGGACAGTCAAGTAAACTTCAGTCTTTTCCAGTGATTCCtgtgtctctttttttgttttgtttttgttgtctcTCTCCATTAGCACTTATAATATATTAGGAttcatatagtaggtgctcataAATATCTGCTGGTTGATGTATTTAGAGTCTTTTGtgaatagaatactattgttgaATGTTGGGggataaattgaaataaagatatgGCCCCTGACTTCAAGTCAGATCAGGCCATGGGTCATCACCAGGAAAGTCAATATATTTGAATGTTTAAAGATTTTACACCAATAGAAATGAAACAGGTGGGGAGAAGAGTGTTGGTCCTAAGAAGCatgatgttttggtttggttttttgcttcTAGGCCCCACCCCCcatcacctcccccacccccatgatAAGGACATCTTATCCTCTATTGTTGTTCAATGTTCTGGGCCAAAATTAGGTTGTGGGAAGTGAAGGCAGCAATCAGTGATTGGTGTAAATCAGATCTCCCCAGTAATTCAGAACCATCCTGGATgaccttctttattttcttgtttgaCTCCTAAGGGAGTATAGGATCTGTACATCTGTATTTTATGGCCAAAATGCATTCAAACATTCACTGTCccccaaatggaggagaaaactccATTTGGACTATATACAGATAGCTTAGACTCATCCTTCTCAAGTCAGGCAGCCATTTATGGTAATTCAGAAACAACCAGGGTACCATACCAACATTCTTGGAAAGAATGCTGATGGAGCACAATGAGAAGGCCAAGTTGCCTCTAACTTGAGATAAGCAGAACAAACAATTGGCTTCAATtgttttcaagtatctgaaagcaAGAAGCTTTAAAAACACTTCTTTGGTTGAGTCTGAAAAGTAAAGAAAGCCAGCCTGTCTAGTTCCAGTTAGGTGGGGGTTTATCTTGTTTACCTTGTGCTGAACCTAAAGATTCTAAAGGTTTTGAACAGCACTATAGTATTCTTTAAATTTGGTCTGGATCTAACCACACTCTCAGTACATACTTCTGCACAAAGACTGTAATAGGACAAATGATGAAAGCAGGATGGTGAAAGAGAGACTGGTTAGTGATTTCCATAGTATAGGAACTCCTTTCACCAgaacagagaggttgtgactccCCCAGGGTCCCAGAGTCAGCAAGCGTCAGAGGCTTCCTGGCTTAGAAACCAGGTCTAGCCACCATGCTGTGTTGCCTTTATAAAGGGGCTGCAGGGacatgtgggtgtgggtgggtagAGATGGCTCCCAATAACTAAAGAGGAGTGTATTAAAGGgttgaaaaaagaaggaagaggatgggGAATAGCCATATATGTGCACTGTCTGTGAGATGGGTACTGACTTGGATCCTCAAATCTAATGTAGGGCTCCTTCTAGGTTTGATTCCTTCTCTGGCTATCAACCCATTGAAGACAGTAAGAGTCCAGGGCAGAAACTTTGATCCAGAACTCTGAAAACTTCCTCCAGAGATTCCGACTGCTGGGTACCATTCCTCTGAGGAACTACCCTTCCCCCAAACTCCTGTGCTGCCGGTTGCAAACGTCAGACTCACTAGCACCAAATTGTAGGTTTCCAGGCTTCTAAGGGAGTCCTAAATGACTACTGTCATATATTTAGTCTGGGCCCCCAGAAAAGCCACAGCTGTGGGCCTGACCAAACTGGCCGAATCAGGGCTTTGGAGCCTGGGAGCCAGCCCACCCTGGCCACAGGGCAGGGGGCCTGTGGAACCCTGAGAAGAGCACTCCCTCCTACTGGAAGTTTTCCACTCTCCTATCTCCTGAAGGAGCACCTTTGGGTTGTCTTTAGAATAATACTTACTCACCAGTGTGCAAGACTCTATCTTCCAAAGCTCCCCTCAAAACTCTGTTCAAATGCTGTCTCCTCTGTGAGACTTCTCTTCATTCTCCCAATTGCTAatgcttctcccctcccccatttcctctAATCACTTAGGATTCATTCTCCTTATATTGCTAtgcatgggcagctaggtggtacagaggatagagcaccagtgcaggattcaggaggacctgagttcaaatctcacctcagacacttgacactcactggctgtgtgaccttgggcaagtcacttaattaattgcctcgtcctgggtcatctccagttatcctgaggaatatctggtcactggattcagatggctctggaggacaagtgaggctggtgacctgcacagccctccctcactcaaaacaaagtcaagtgcaagtcatgtcatcatttctctgatggcatggtcttctttggcaacaaagaagaAACACACACATTTTATCTACTATGTTGAAAGTAAGTTCCATGAGAGTAGgtgtagtttcttttttgcctttatgtctttagtgcctagcacatggcagtcaattaataaatgcttgtagatgaTGGACAAGTGTTTTGAAGAATtactatccctgttttacaaatgaggaaagtacaGCCTAGTAGGAAgaatgacttttctaaggtcacatggGCCAGGATAAGACTAGAACCAGGGCCcttggatttagagttgggaagaccttaggcacttaatatgtgctcCATCCTGAGCAACCTATACCTTTCTGTGACTtgctttcctcatccataaaatcagAGGCTTTGAAAtgaatggcctctgagattcaccccttttggggcagctaggtagtgccatAGATAAGAGTttatgggcctggagtcagaaaaactcatcttcctgaattcaaatctggcctcagacactgagtagctgtgtgaccccaggcaagtcacttaaccctgtttgcctgttttcctcatgtgtaaaatgagctggagaaggacatggccaaccattccagtatctttgtcatgaaaaccccaaacgagggcacgaagagttggacaca from Notamacropus eugenii isolate mMacEug1 chromosome 1, mMacEug1.pri_v2, whole genome shotgun sequence includes these protein-coding regions:
- the GPSM1 gene encoding G-protein-signaling modulator 1 isoform X4, with amino-acid sequence MDDQRCPLEEGQAGAAEANTPTPTLEERISQSSLMASPQTEEFFDLIASSQSRRLDDQRASVGSLPGLRITHNNLGHLRGEGDAQEPGDEFFNMLIKCQSSRIDDQRCAPPDTMPRGPTMPDEDFFSLIQRVQAKRMDEQRVDLASGQEEEATNMRSDAPQQCRPSAS
- the GPSM1 gene encoding G-protein-signaling modulator 1 isoform X3, translated to MKKIPRAPSDEECFFDLLSKFQSNRMDDQRCPLEEGQAGAAEANTPTPTLEERISQSSLMASPQTEEFFDLIASSQSRRLDDQRASVGSLPGLRITHNNLGHLRGEGDAQEPGDEFFNMLIKCQSSRIDDQRCAPPDTMPRGPTMPDEDFFSLIQRVQAKRMDEQRVDLASGQEEEATNMRSDAPQQCRPSAS